Proteins encoded within one genomic window of Salvelinus namaycush isolate Seneca unplaced genomic scaffold, SaNama_1.0 Scaffold2145, whole genome shotgun sequence:
- the LOC120038349 gene encoding variant surface antigen E-like, producing MDANNTAQHSGPTQWTNTVDQHSGPTQWTNTVDQHSGPAQWTNTVDQHSGPTQWTNTVDQHSGPAQRTNTVDQHSGPTQWTSTVDQHSGPTQWTSTVDQHSGPTQWTSTVDQHSGPTQWTNTVDQHSGPAQWTSTVDQHSGTTQWTNTVDQHSGTTQWTNTVDQHSGPAQWTSTVDQHSGPTQWTNTVDQHSGPTQWTNTADQHSGPTQWTNTADQHSGTTQWNNTVDQHSGTKHVILISQP from the coding sequence CTAACAACACAGCCCAACACAGTGGACCAACACAGTGGACCAACACAGTGGACCAGCACAGTGGACCAACACAGTGGACCAACACAGTGGACCAGCACAGTGGACCAGCACAGTGGACCAACACAGTGGACCAACACAGTGGACCAACACAGTGGACCAACACAGTGGACCAACACAGCGGACCAGCACAGCGGACCAACACAGTGGACCAACACAGCGGACCAACACAGTGGACCAGCACAGTGGACCAACACAGTGGCCCAACACAGTGGACCAGCACAGTGGACCAACACAGTGGACCAACACAGTGGACCAGCACAGTGGACCAGCACAGTGGACCAACACAGTGGACCAACACAGTGGACCAACACAGTGGACCAGCACAGTGGACCAGCACAGTGGACCAACACAGTGGAACAACACAGTGGACCAACACAGTGGACCAACACAGTGGAACAACACAGTGGACCAACACAGTGGACCAACACAGTGGACCAGCACAGTGGACCAGCACAGTGGACCAACACAGTGGACCAACACAGTGGACCAACACAGTGGACCAGCACAGTGGACCAACACAGTGGACCAACACAGCGGACCAGCACAGCGGACCAACACAGTGGACCAACACAGCGGACCAACACAGTGGAACAACACAGTGGAACAACACAGTGGACCAACACAGTGGAACAAAACATGTGATATTAATTAGTCAGCCTTAA